The Oncorhynchus nerka isolate Pitt River linkage group LG9a, Oner_Uvic_2.0, whole genome shotgun sequence genome has a segment encoding these proteins:
- the LOC115134539 gene encoding hyaluronan and proteoglycan link protein 3-like has protein sequence MLSPLHPLLVVWMYVLVSNHAFPIFNNGFFYHDVMDGDGNGEIYIKRVRLHVESPQPSVSAARGSNITLPCHYRYEPEINGPRRTRVKWSWLPSNGAGKTAHETDVIVAMGNRHRSYGSFQGRVRLHRAAPGDMSLVINELHQNDTGRYRCEIIDGLEDESVTVELELRGVVFPYQSKMGRYHFNFLGAQRACEEQDSTLATFEQLFAAWDEGLDWCNAGWLADGTAQYPITMPREACGGVDLASGLRSYGQRHRHLHRFDAFCFSAAPKGTVYFLNGPRKLNFTEAVGACTTDGGLIAKVGQLYAAWRFMGLDRCDAGWLADGSIRYPIAKARPNCGPSEPGVRNLGFPPLHQKYSVYCNR, from the exons ATGTTGAGCCCCCTACACCCCCTATTGGTCGTCTGGATGTACGTCCTGGTCTCCAACCACGCCTTCCCCATATTCAACAACGGCTTCTTCTACCATGACGTTATGGACGGCGATGGCAACGGAGAGA TCTACATTAAGAGGGTGCGTCTCCACGTGGAGTCCCCCCAGCCCTCGGTGTCAGCAGCCAGGGGCAGTAACATCACCCTGCCCTGTCACTACCGCTACGAGCCCGAGATCAACGGCCCCCGCCGGACCCGGGTCAAATGGTCTTGGCTACCCTCCAACGGCGCGGGTAAGACCGCCCACGAAACAGACGTGATAGTCGCCATGGGCAACCGTCACCGTAGCTACGGCAGCTTCCAGGGGCGAGTGCGCCTGCATCGGGCGGCACCAGGGGACATGTCTTTGGTGATCAACGAGCTGCACCAGAACGACACGGGCCGCTACCGCTGTGAGATCATCGACGGGCTAGAAGACGAGAGCGTGACGGTGGAGCTGGAGCTGcgag GAGTGGTATTTCCCTACCAATCCAAGATGGGACGCTACCATTTCAACTTCCTGGGGGCCCAGCGTGCGTGTGAGGAGCAGGACTCAACCCTGGCCACCTTTGAGCAGCTCTTCGCCGCCTGGGATGAGGGGCTGGACTGGTGCAACGCCGGCTGGTTAGCTGACGGGACGGCTCAGTACCCAATCACCATGCCGCGGGAGGCCTGTGGGGGCGTGGACTTAGCCTCCGGTCTCCGTAGTTATGGACAACGCCACCGACACCTCCACCGCTTTGACGCCTTCTGTTTCTCAGCCGCCCCCAAGG GGACAGTTTACTTTCTGAATGGTCCCCGTAAGCTCAACTTCACCGAAGCGGTTGGGGCGTGCACCACAGACGGCGGTCTCATCGCAAAGGTGGGCCAGCTCTATGCCGCCTGGCGGTTCATGGGATTGGACCGCTGCGACGCAGGCTGGTTGGCTGATGGGAGCATCCGTTACCCCATTGCAAAGGCCCGCCCTAACTGCGGCCCTTCAGAACCGGGGGTGCGGAATTTGGGATTCCCCCCTCtgcatcagaaatacagtgtctaCTGCAATCGGTAA